The following coding sequences lie in one Candidatus Hydrogenedentota bacterium genomic window:
- a CDS encoding TetR/AcrR family transcriptional regulator gives MSVHARKQRELREREDLFLKVARRLLLDKGFHGLTMDRIAEETEYSKGTIYLHFGCKEELILELGKRSRKQRLDLIARGAAFDGRPRERVVAVGVGVELHARLYPDDVRIWEIMNAESIIEKIPAERQPDLKTSDIAVNEILIGLVQEAVACGDLVLRPDDSPQEITFGLWAITDGGFAAILGGAPLDHLGLRDPYAAIFKNCHVLGDGYGWKPLSSEWDYGKTVARIRKEVFEEESILAYGSSSLEG, from the coding sequence ATGAGCGTACATGCACGAAAACAGCGGGAACTCCGCGAGCGGGAAGACCTTTTCCTTAAAGTAGCCCGGCGCTTGTTGCTTGATAAAGGGTTTCACGGTCTTACCATGGACCGCATTGCCGAGGAAACCGAGTATTCGAAGGGGACCATCTATCTCCATTTTGGCTGCAAAGAGGAATTGATACTCGAACTCGGCAAGCGTTCTCGCAAGCAGCGGCTCGACCTGATTGCCCGTGGGGCGGCCTTTGACGGACGCCCCCGTGAGCGCGTGGTGGCCGTCGGCGTAGGCGTAGAGCTGCACGCGCGCCTGTATCCCGACGACGTCCGCATCTGGGAGATCATGAACGCCGAGTCCATCATTGAAAAGATACCCGCCGAGAGACAACCCGATCTCAAGACGTCGGACATCGCGGTAAACGAGATTCTCATTGGATTGGTTCAGGAAGCGGTCGCGTGCGGAGACCTGGTATTGCGGCCGGATGATTCGCCCCAGGAAATCACCTTCGGACTCTGGGCCATCACGGACGGCGGTTTCGCGGCGATACTTGGCGGCGCGCCACTTGATCACCTTGGTTTGCGCGATCCGTACGCGGCAATCTTCAAGAATTGCCATGTTCTGGGCGACGGCTACGGGTGGAAGCCGTTGTCATCGGAGTGGGATTACGGAAAGACTGTGGCACGAATCCGGAAAGAGGTCTTTGAGGAGGAATCGATACTGGCTTACGGGAGCTCGTCTCTCGAGGGATGA